DNA sequence from the Hyalangium ruber genome:
GCGTGCCGTACGTGGCGGGCCGCGCCTCGTTCTCCACCAACCCGCGCGGGCAGATCATCGGCGAGACGCACGGGCTGCTGAAGCTGCTCTTCCACCGCGAGAGCCAGAAGCTGCTGGGGGTCCACGTGCTGGGCGAGCAGGCCTCGGAGCTGGTCCACGTGGGCCTCACGGCCCTGGTGGCCGGGGCGGGCGCCTCGCTCTTCGTGGAGACGTGCTTCAACTACCCGACGCTGTCGGAGACCTACAAGGCGGCCACCTACGACGCGCTGCACCAGCTCAAGGCCTGGACGCGCTGAGCGGCGCGCGGCTCAGCGGGACTGCTTGAGGCTGCCCACCGTGAGCCCCGTCGTGAGCGGGGCCACGCGGTTGATGCCATCCGCCGAGGAGCGGGCCAGCAGGGGGGCGGCGGCGGACGTGGAAGGGCTGGGAGGAGCGGCACTGCCCGAGGCACCGCGCAGCAGCTCGCGCGCGCGCTCCCAGCGCACCTTCTCCTCGGCGATGAGCTGGATGAGCTCCTCGCGCGCGACCGGGTCCGTCAGCTCGCTGGCCGCGGCCGCCACCTTGTCCAGGAACGGCATCAGGTAGCCAAAGTCCTTGTCGAACGCGCCAGGGTTCGCCACGAGTGCCTCCACGCAACAGTCGCCTCGGCACCCTACCCTACTCGGAAATACTTCGGCGGAGGATCTCCGAGAAAGGGACACGGCAGGCACGCAACAGTGCGACCAGGGTCGTCACGGCCAATGGCGAGGGGGTGACGAAGTAGCGCTGGGGCGTCAGCCCGGGAAACTCGCCCTTGATCTCCCGGAGCCGTGCCAAGTACCCGACCCCCGCGAGCTGGCGTTCCAGCCAGCGCACCTGGCGGGCCAGCACGGGCGAGCAGCCCTCCGTGTCCACGTCCACCAACGGACAGAACCCCAGGGAGAGCTGCCGGACGCCTTCGGCTCGCAGGCGCGAGGCGAGCGTGGCGACCGCCGAGTAGTACACCCCCCACAGCCGTGTCGGCTCGAAGCGGATGAGGTTCAGCAGATAACCCTGGATGCGGCCACCGTCGAAGTACGGGTCCAGCACCGCATAGCCGAAAACGCGGGCCTCCTCGCCCTGCCGCAGGACGAACATCCGCGCGAGCCCATCGTCGTCGAAGGAGAGCGGGCGGTTGAGGAAGTGCATCTCCACGGGTACCGCGCTCTTGCGCAGATAGGCCCGGGTGATGGCCCCGAGCCGCTCGCGCTCCGAAGCGCTCAGCTCCGAGGGACGCACCTCGAGCACCTCGAAGCCCGCCCGGGCGGCCTTCTTGAGCGCACCGCGCACCTTGGCGCTGGCCTCTCGCTCCGGCGCATCGAGCGCCATCACCTTGTCCACGCCCATGCCACTGACGCGAAAACGTCGCTCCTCCAGCCCGGCTGCGAGCATCGCGACATCGCGGGGGAGGTAGAAGAAGAGCGGGCGCCTGCTGTCCCGGAGGAAGCGCTGGAGCAGCTCCGCCCGATCGCCGCTGGCACAGACGGGAGGACCCAGGGTCAGCTCGAACCCGAAGGCACGCTGGTAGGCGACGTAGCCAAAGGAGGTCTCGAAATAGGAGAGCCCCCCCTGGAGCGTCGAATACGAGATGGGATCCGAGCCGTAGGCCCGTACCAGGTCGTGCTTCACGCCTCCACGTTACGGTATTTTCGAGCGGTGAACCGTCTCAAGGTCGGCGTCGTGGAGCTGTTGGCGCACTCGGTCACCACGCCACTCCTGCGCCGCCGCGTCATCGCGCCCGGGACGGCGTCGGTGATGCCGCAGGCCGTGGCGGTCTGGGCGGAGGAGCTCGGCTGCGAGGTCCACTATGCCGTCTGGACGGCACAGGAAGACCTCGTGCGCCTGCTCCCGGACGGTCTGGACGTCGTGTTCATCTCCGCGTTCACCCGGGCCTCTTTCGTGGCGTACGCGCTCTCCTGCTCCCTCCGCGCGCGAGGCGTAGTGACCGTCCTCGGAGGTCCACACGCCCAGTCGTTCGCGGAGCACGCGCGCGAGCACTTCGACTACATCTGCCAGACCACGGACCGCGCATTGATCGCCGGGCTCCTCGGAGCGCCCGAGCGGCAGGCGCGGGGTGTCATCCTCTCCGCCAAGGAAGGGCCCACCACGCTCCCCAGCGTCGCCCAGCGCGCGCGGTTCATCGAGCACTGCCTCCAGAAGGGTACCCACGTCCTACGGCTGGTGCCCATGCTGGGCAGCCTGGGCTGTCCGTACACCTGCAGCTTCTGCGTGGACGCCCCCACGCGGTGGCAGGGCCTGCCCGTGGAGCCGCTCATCGAGGACCTGCGCTTCATCGAGCGCCGCTGGGGGGCCGACACGCTGGTGGGGTGGCACGATCCAAACTTCGGCGTCCGCTTCGATGAATACCTGGGCGCCATCGAGAACTCGGGCACACGCCTGGTGCA
Encoded proteins:
- a CDS encoding phosphatidylglycerol lysyltransferase domain-containing protein; the protein is MKHDLVRAYGSDPISYSTLQGGLSYFETSFGYVAYQRAFGFELTLGPPVCASGDRAELLQRFLRDSRRPLFFYLPRDVAMLAAGLEERRFRVSGMGVDKVMALDAPEREASAKVRGALKKAARAGFEVLEVRPSELSASERERLGAITRAYLRKSAVPVEMHFLNRPLSFDDDGLARMFVLRQGEEARVFGYAVLDPYFDGGRIQGYLLNLIRFEPTRLWGVYYSAVATLASRLRAEGVRQLSLGFCPLVDVDTEGCSPVLARQVRWLERQLAGVGYLARLREIKGEFPGLTPQRYFVTPSPLAVTTLVALLRACRVPFSEILRRSISE